In Phaseolus vulgaris cultivar G19833 chromosome 10, P. vulgaris v2.0, whole genome shotgun sequence, a single genomic region encodes these proteins:
- the LOC137818886 gene encoding uncharacterized protein, whose amino-acid sequence METQYEELAREDSIPDSSSEDEEEEIEKELADVTFEELQKARSNGAHAFFQKPKEDKKLKRANKNRPMEASSKKPVSAFREAIQAPKKVIRDPRFESLCGTLDPEGFRKRYNFLYENDLPAERQALKKELKKYKDPKRISEIEEHISWIDKQMKSDSRKNIDTQILAKHKKKEREAAKEGKRPFYIKKSEIRKQRLIEKYNNLKSSGKLEAFVEKRRRRNAAKDHRYMPYRRSGDVE is encoded by the exons ATGGAAACACAGTATGAGGAACTCGCGAGAGAAGACTCTATTCCCGACAGTTCCTCAGAAGAT GAGGAGGAGGAGATAGAGAAGGAGTTAGCTGATGTAACGTTTGAGGAGCTGCAGAAAGCACGTTCGAATGGGGCACATGCTTTTTtccagaaacccaaagaagacaAAAAGTTAAAAAGGGCTAACAAGAATAG GCCTATGGAGGCCAGTAGCAAGAAGCCGGTTTCTGCTTTTAGAGAGGCCATCCAAGCTCCAAAGAAG GTTATACGTGATCCACGATTTGAATCTCTTTGTGGTACACTTGACCCTGAAGG GTTTAGGAAGAGGTATAATTTCTTATATGAAAACGATCTTCCTGCTGAAAGACAG GCTCTGAAGAAGGAATTGAAAAAGTATAAAGATCCAAAGCGCATAAGTGAAATAGAAGAACATATATCATGGATT GATAAACAAATGAAATCTGATTCAAGGAAGAATATTGATACGCAAATATTGGCTAAGcataaaaagaaagagagagaagcaGCAAAGGAGGGGAAACGtcctttttatataaaaaaat CTGAAATACGGAAGCAAAGGCTGattgagaaatataataatCTCAAG TCATCTGGCAAACTTGAAGCATTTGTTGAGAAAAGAAGGAGAAGGAATGCTGCTAAGGACCACAGATACATGCCGTATCGTAGATCTGGTGATGTGGAATAA